The window GTCCGGCCCGCGGACGCGGCGGCGTTCACCGATGCGCTCGCCCGGTTCGTCCGGCACGCCGAGGCGCGCACCGTGGACGCCGCGGTGGTGGCGGATCTGCTGGCGGCGGCCGGTCCGGAGCACGAGGACCGCCGTCCGCTCCTGCTGAAGCCGGCGCTGGACGTCGCCGAGCGGGCCGGGATCACCCGGCCCGCCGGGCTCGGCTGATCGCCCCGGCCGGGGCCACGGCCGACGTGAGACGTGAGCGGGGCCGCCGCCGGGAACCACCCGGCCGCGGCCCCGCGACCCACCGGCAGGACTACCGCGTGACGGACCCTCAGGCGGCCAGCGTCTTGAGCGTCTCGAACGCGGTGTCCCGGGACTTCTCCGCCAGCGGCTTGAGCGCGGCCATCTGCGGCACGATCGCGGCCAGCGTCAGCTCGGCGTGGACGAAGGTCAGGTCGTCCGCCAGGCCGATCGCGCCCAGGACGGCGCGCAGGTACGGCTCCTGGTAGTCCCAGCCCTCACGGGGGGTGCCGGGGGCGTAGGAGCCGCCCCGGGCGGTGACCACCACGACGGACTTGCCGCTGAGCAGGCCCGGGTCGCCGCCGGGAGCCACCATGTGGGCCGGGGTGACGAGACGGTCCACCCACGCCTTGAGCGTCGACGGGATGGTGTAGTTGTACATCGGGGCGCCGATGATCAGCGTGGTCGCCTCGCGCACCTCGGCGGTGACCGCCTCGCTGAGCGCCCGCTCCTCCGGGGTCTCGCCGTGCTCGCCGCTCGGGTCGAGCAGGGCCTCGCGGACGGCGTGCGTGATGTGCGGGACGGGCTCGGCACCCAGGTCGCGGTAGACGTAACCGCCGTCGGGGTGGTTCTCGCGCCACTGGGTGGCGAAGTAGGCGGACAACTCGCGGGACACGGAGCCGTCGTGACGAATGCTCG of the Kitasatospora sp. NBC_01246 genome contains:
- a CDS encoding FMN-dependent NADH-azoreductase yields the protein MPSLLHIDASIRHDGSVSRELSAYFATQWRENHPDGGYVYRDLGAEPVPHITHAVREALLDPSGEHGETPEERALSEAVTAEVREATTLIIGAPMYNYTIPSTLKAWVDRLVTPAHMVAPGGDPGLLSGKSVVVVTARGGSYAPGTPREGWDYQEPYLRAVLGAIGLADDLTFVHAELTLAAIVPQMAALKPLAEKSRDTAFETLKTLAA